The Dyella caseinilytica genome has a window encoding:
- a CDS encoding TonB-dependent receptor, with amino-acid sequence MSHRKTLLAASIFAGLCLSGTLHAQDTTQAPTTNPANQTTEQQAEKANAKQLSTVTVVGIRASLQKSMDTKRNADAIVDAITATDIGKFPATNVAEALAQVPGVTLDHLFGATQRVSIDGIDPSLNLAFLDGHPVAQAMWLYGDSPNRGFNYSLLPPEILGQLEIYKSPEARLTEGSLGGTVLMHTVQPLDVASGTLSGSFGMNYNDMVGNQRPNGSVFYSWHNSDKTFGVDVSAQHYEENTSREGQEIFGYSTVGSVEAANPAVAAEVANGTIKPSNVFPNELNSADFQQTEKRNSVLVNVQWRPNEHFDSTLSLMYMTDSLNNINTSLYPIQSAGPITSLGPANGNGVITSGTVGAPAGSTAPAESFEDNDARGSYIRTKGADWRGTYYGEGWRLSGQTGVSVSDDTISQAFEEFEYQGPFSWNTSRGFNFTDLAAANDPANWIGTSSNIGYKPYKAKDQYNQLDFSKDFDGFVNELLVGARYASHWESQSLLVLSNEYDPDLTEVGYGGLSNLSGQKSIGLGGSTVSHVVTPGYQSIFNAVLNPNNPLLADNPFDTYNNTFNVQQKNSAFYVQANFGTDDVHGNLGVRYVHTETDAYGYNVPQSCSDTSYNCVFPAGYGYVGETHTNNNWLPAFNIAWNVTPDVILRGAASETVAYAPYNELAPFFESNDTIAPLTATAGNPSLKPYKSINFDISAEYYFNPESVVAVSGFYKNVLNYVVNTATEETVQNGSWGTIGTQTLGQELVAAGVCTTAGLCQYSVSAPINGGRATVKGAAISYQEAFGDSGFGLRANYTYSDSRTAHPVDDASWLPYNSKNSYTLAPYFEKGPYSASISYNYRSEYLAGGYVAGAAPSYTGSYKELDASVGYQFNKNFSVSFNMLNLLNSVYKQYLGQNEAEILNEYVSGREFMLEAHFKF; translated from the coding sequence ATGTCACATCGTAAGACTCTATTAGCCGCGAGTATCTTCGCCGGTCTGTGTCTGTCCGGTACGCTTCACGCGCAGGACACGACCCAAGCGCCCACCACCAATCCTGCCAACCAGACGACTGAGCAGCAGGCCGAAAAGGCCAATGCAAAACAGCTGTCGACGGTGACAGTGGTCGGTATCCGCGCCAGCTTGCAAAAGTCGATGGATACCAAGCGCAACGCTGACGCCATTGTCGATGCCATCACGGCAACCGACATCGGCAAGTTCCCGGCCACCAACGTCGCCGAAGCACTGGCACAGGTACCGGGCGTAACGCTTGACCATTTGTTCGGTGCAACTCAGCGAGTCAGCATCGACGGTATCGATCCCAGCCTCAACTTGGCGTTCCTTGATGGCCACCCGGTGGCTCAGGCCATGTGGCTGTATGGCGATAGCCCGAACCGCGGCTTCAACTACTCGCTGTTGCCGCCGGAAATTCTCGGCCAGCTCGAAATCTACAAGAGTCCGGAAGCGCGTCTGACCGAAGGCAGCCTGGGCGGTACTGTGTTGATGCACACGGTGCAGCCGCTGGACGTTGCCTCCGGCACGTTGAGTGGTTCGTTCGGCATGAACTACAACGACATGGTTGGCAATCAGCGCCCGAATGGTTCGGTGTTCTACAGCTGGCACAACAGCGACAAGACCTTTGGTGTCGACGTGTCCGCACAGCACTATGAAGAAAACACGTCGCGCGAGGGTCAGGAAATCTTCGGCTACTCGACCGTGGGCTCCGTTGAAGCGGCTAACCCGGCGGTGGCGGCTGAAGTCGCCAATGGCACGATCAAGCCCAGCAATGTTTTTCCGAACGAGCTGAACTCGGCCGACTTCCAGCAGACTGAGAAGCGCAACAGCGTGCTCGTCAACGTGCAGTGGAGGCCGAACGAGCATTTCGACAGCACGCTCAGCCTGATGTACATGACTGACAGCCTGAACAACATCAATACCTCGCTTTATCCGATTCAATCGGCTGGCCCGATCACCTCCTTGGGCCCGGCAAACGGTAATGGTGTCATTACTTCAGGTACCGTCGGAGCTCCTGCCGGTTCCACTGCACCCGCCGAGTCTTTTGAAGACAATGACGCGCGCGGTTCGTATATCCGTACCAAGGGCGCCGATTGGCGTGGAACCTATTACGGAGAGGGTTGGCGCTTGAGCGGTCAGACGGGCGTAAGCGTGTCTGACGACACGATTTCGCAGGCGTTTGAAGAATTCGAATACCAAGGTCCTTTCAGCTGGAATACCAGCAGGGGCTTCAATTTCACGGATCTGGCCGCCGCCAACGATCCGGCTAATTGGATTGGTACATCGAGCAACATCGGCTACAAGCCCTACAAGGCGAAGGATCAGTACAACCAGCTCGACTTCAGCAAGGATTTTGACGGCTTCGTCAACGAGTTGCTGGTGGGTGCCCGTTACGCGTCGCACTGGGAGAGCCAAAGCCTGCTCGTTCTTTCCAATGAGTACGATCCGGACCTGACGGAAGTGGGTTACGGCGGACTGTCGAATCTTAGCGGCCAGAAGTCCATCGGTCTGGGCGGAAGCACCGTCTCGCACGTGGTCACCCCGGGTTATCAGTCCATCTTCAATGCCGTGCTGAACCCGAATAACCCGCTGCTTGCCGACAATCCGTTCGATACTTACAACAACACGTTCAACGTTCAGCAGAAGAACAGCGCGTTCTACGTGCAGGCCAACTTCGGCACGGATGATGTGCATGGCAACCTCGGCGTTCGCTACGTGCATACCGAGACGGATGCTTATGGTTACAACGTTCCGCAATCCTGCTCCGACACGTCCTACAACTGCGTATTCCCCGCTGGTTATGGCTACGTCGGCGAAACGCACACCAACAACAACTGGCTGCCCGCGTTCAACATCGCTTGGAACGTTACGCCGGATGTGATTCTGCGTGGCGCAGCATCCGAAACGGTCGCTTACGCTCCGTATAACGAGCTCGCGCCGTTCTTTGAATCGAACGATACGATCGCTCCGCTGACGGCTACCGCGGGCAATCCGAGCTTGAAGCCTTATAAGTCGATCAACTTCGACATCTCGGCCGAGTATTACTTCAATCCGGAGTCGGTGGTGGCGGTCTCCGGCTTCTACAAGAATGTTCTGAACTACGTCGTCAACACCGCGACTGAAGAGACCGTGCAGAACGGATCATGGGGCACCATTGGTACCCAGACGCTGGGTCAGGAGCTTGTCGCCGCAGGTGTCTGTACTACGGCAGGTCTGTGTCAGTACAGCGTGTCTGCGCCGATCAATGGTGGTCGCGCCACGGTCAAGGGTGCGGCCATCAGCTATCAGGAGGCCTTTGGTGACAGCGGCTTTGGTCTTCGTGCCAACTACACCTACTCTGATTCGCGCACGGCTCATCCGGTCGATGATGCCAGTTGGTTGCCGTACAACTCGAAGAACTCGTACACGCTGGCCCCGTATTTCGAAAAGGGTCCGTATAGTGCGAGCATTTCCTACAACTACCGCAGCGAATATCTCGCAGGCGGTTACGTAGCCGGCGCAGCACCGTCCTATACCGGCAGCTACAAGGAACTCGACGCATCGGTGGGCTACCAGTTCAACAAGAACTTCTCGGTCAGCTTCAACATGCTGAACTTGCTGAACTCGGTGTACAAGCAGTACCTCGGCCAGAACGAAGCTGAAATCCTCAACGAGTAC
- the glk gene encoding glucokinase → MPSLERAFLAADVGGTHARIGLISPRPDGHRPVTVLEYRRYACAEWPSLTAVLKDFVTQLSAGTHVEHCAVASAGYVLGDAIVNDNLPWPVSIRDIRESLGINSLAVINDFEAVAYATQFMTQADTVSVIETAAPQVEGPVLVMGPGTGLGSAVLLPGKPHATVLATEAGQVALAPGNELEIEILRLLARDRAHVSFEHALSGPGLINLYHAICTLRGVTPNLQMPADVTRSALERSDAAAVEALNVFCGLLGSFVGDLVLLYGARGGVYLAGGILPQIRDLLLTSTFAERFFNKGVMRPFLQQVPVRLMEHGQLGVIGAAGLYLDGQHAH, encoded by the coding sequence ATGCCGTCTCTGGAGCGGGCTTTTCTGGCCGCCGACGTAGGCGGCACCCATGCGCGCATCGGCCTCATTAGCCCCCGTCCGGACGGACACCGTCCGGTCACCGTGCTCGAATACCGCCGCTACGCCTGCGCCGAATGGCCCAGTCTCACCGCGGTGCTGAAGGATTTCGTCACGCAGCTCAGTGCCGGCACACATGTGGAGCACTGTGCTGTCGCCAGCGCCGGCTATGTGCTGGGCGATGCCATCGTCAACGACAACCTGCCGTGGCCGGTGTCCATTCGCGACATCCGCGAATCGCTGGGCATCAACAGCCTTGCCGTCATCAACGATTTCGAAGCCGTGGCCTACGCCACGCAATTCATGACACAGGCCGACACCGTGTCGGTGATCGAAACCGCCGCCCCGCAAGTGGAAGGGCCGGTGTTGGTGATGGGGCCGGGCACAGGGCTTGGCTCTGCCGTGCTGCTTCCCGGTAAACCGCACGCGACGGTACTCGCCACGGAAGCAGGTCAAGTGGCGCTGGCGCCCGGTAACGAACTGGAGATCGAGATTTTGCGGCTGCTGGCGCGTGATCGCGCCCATGTTTCATTCGAGCACGCATTGTCCGGTCCGGGCTTGATCAATCTCTACCACGCCATCTGCACGCTGCGAGGCGTCACGCCCAACCTGCAGATGCCTGCCGATGTGACGCGCAGCGCGCTGGAGCGTAGTGATGCGGCAGCCGTGGAAGCACTGAACGTATTTTGCGGATTGCTTGGCAGCTTTGTCGGTGATCTCGTGCTGCTGTATGGCGCGCGCGGCGGGGTATATCTCGCTGGCGGCATCCTGCCGCAGATCCGTGACCTGCTGCTCACGAGCACATTTGCCGAGCGTTTCTTCAATAAGGGCGTGATGCGCCCTTTTCTGCAGCAAGTACCTGTACGACTGATGGAGCACGGCCAGCTCGGAGTCATCGGCGCTGCTGGCCTGTATTTGGACGGTCAGCACGCTCATTGA